From Desmodus rotundus isolate HL8 chromosome 12, HLdesRot8A.1, whole genome shotgun sequence, one genomic window encodes:
- the POLR1G gene encoding DNA-directed RNA polymerase I subunit RPA34 — protein sequence MAGTPSGGTARFSCPPNFTATPLASESTRFSLETLTGPDTELWLIQAPVDFAPDCLNGRLVPLSGSQVVKGKVAGKRHRYRVLSSSGPQAGEATLLAPSAEAGGGLTCAPAPKGNLRILEGSHGSLSATPLHPIPTSPPPQIPPGLRPRFCAFGGSLPVTGPASALALRSPASGKRKKKRHVPEASVPQEAVNGHGTLEVDTAWGSSEMDVGKKKKHQQPLNELEVMTPMATEPTAKMLDPLGVLFPSTSKKKKKKPKETVTAMLQPEEEKTVELELTVKTEPLQETVLSPTKKRKRQAGTEGMEPAEGMRVESQLQVKEEPQEEAIPLLSSKKMKRKGKECKALVEPGTEAVEPEMRPLQVQGEMMEPDLLCGIEPQAEAALAPTQKRRKKEKWQSAMMEPKTQVVEPELPGDLESQAALASTKKKREREHRATEPGTEMADPQGEVMEPEVRADPASTKKRKKQCPESGLPATASQEEMPEPPLDPESGEVAPPGREKKRKKKLQRDPA from the exons ATGGCAGGGACCCCGTCCGGCG GTACTGCTCGGTTCTCTTGTCCTCCCAACTTTACTGCGACGCCCCTGGCCTCAGAGTCCACTCGTTTCTCCTTGGAGACGCTGACGGGCCCAGATACGGAACTGTGGCTTATCCAGGCCCCTGTAGACTTTGCCCCAGACTG CCTCAATGGGCGGCTGGTGCCTCTCTCTGGCTCCCAGGTTGTGAAAGGCAAGGTGGCAGGGAAGCGGCACCGCTACCGGGTCCTCAGCAGCAGCGGCCCCCAAGCTGGAGAAGCAACTCTGTTGGCCCCCTCAGCAGAGGCAGGAGGCGGGCTCACCTGTGCCCCAGCCCCCAAGGGCAACCTAAGGATCTTAGAGGGTTCGCATGGATCCCTATCAGCAACCCCACTGCACCCCATTCCCACAAGCCCTCCACCACAGATCCCCCCTGGCCTGAGGCCTCGGTTCTGTGCCTTTGGAGGCAGCCTGCCAGTCACAGGGCCTGCGTCAGCCTTGGCACTGAGGTCTCCAGCctcagggaagaggaaaaagaagagacatGTGCCTGAGGCCTCTGTTCCTCAGGAGGCAGTGAATGGGCACGGGACCCTGGAGGTGGACACAGCCTGGGGGTCCTCAGAGATGGatgtggggaagaagaaaaagcatcaGCAGCCGCTGAATGAATTAGAGGTGATGACGCCAATGGCAACAGAGCCCACGGCTAAGATGCTGGACCCCCTGGGAGTGCTGTTCCCATCCAccagcaagaagaagaaaaagaagcctaAAGAGACAGTAACAGCGATGCTGcagccagaagaagaaaagactgTGGAGCTGGAACTCACAGTTAAAACTGAGCCTCTGCAAGAGACAGTCCTATCCCCCaccaagaagaggaagagacaggcGGGGACAGAAGGGATGGAGCCAGCGGAAGGGATGAGAGTTGAGTCTCAGCTACAGGTGAAGGAGGAGCCTCAGGAGGAAGCCATCCCACTGCTGTCCtcgaaaaaaatgaagagaaaaggaaaggagtgcAAAGCGCTGGTGGAGCCGGGGACTGAGGCTGTCGAACCAGAGATGAGACCTCTGCAGGTCCAAGGGGAGATGATGGAGCCTGACCTGCTGTGTGGGATTGAGCCACAGGCCGAGGCGGCTCTGGCACCCACccaaaagaggaggaagaaggaaaaatggcaAAGTGCGATGATGGAACCAAAGACACAGGTGGTAGAGCCCGAGCTGCCAGGTGACCTGGAGTCTCAGGCAGCGCTAGCATCCAccaagaagaagagggagagagagcacagaGCGACAGAGCCAGGGACTGAGATGGCTGACCCACAGGGTGAGGTGATGGAGCCTGAGGTCAGGGCAGATCCAGCATCCACCAAGAAGCGGAAGAAGCAGTGCCCAGAAAGCGGGCTGCCAGCGACAGCATCCCAAGAGGAGATGCCAGAGCCGCCACTGGACCCGGAGTCTGGGGAAGTGGCTCCCCCGGGACGGGAGAAGAAGCGGAAGAAGAAGCTGCAGCGGGATCCTGCGTAG